TCGCGCCGGGCATCTCGAGATCGAGGCCGGCGGCAACGGCCGCGGGTCGATCGGCGACGGCACCCCAGTCGCTGACGACGACGCCTTCGAAGCCCCATTCGTCGCGGAGCACCTTGGTGAGCAGCCATTCGTTCTGCGAGGCGAGGACGCCGTTGATGCGGTTGTAGGAGCACATCAGGCTCCACGGGTTCGCCTCGGTGACGACGCGGTGGAAGGCGCGCAGGTAGATTTCGCGCAGGGTGCGCGGATCGACGTCGGCGCTGACCCGCATCCGGTCGTGCTCCTGGTTGTTCGCCGCGAAATGCTTCACGCACGCGCCGACACCCTCGCCCTGGACGCCACGAACCCAGGCGGCGCCGAGGACGCCGCTCACATACGGATCCTCGGAGTAGTACTCGAAGTTGCGCCCGCACCGCGGGTCCCGCTTGATGTTGATCCCGGGCCCGAGCAGCACGTGTACGCCGATCGCCTGGGATTCGCGGCCGAGCGCCGTACCGACCCGCTCGACCAGCTCAGGATCCCAACTCTGCCCCAGGCCGGCCGCCGGCGGGAAACAGGTGGCCGGCTCGTTCTCGGCGATCCCGAGCTGATCGCTCGACGCAACCTGCTTCCGAACTCCGTGCGGCCCGTCGGTCAACACGATGGCGGGCACCGCCCCGACCTGCTTGGTGGTCCAGAAGTCGGCGCCACTCCCCAACGCGGCCTGCTCAGCGGACGACAACTCAGCCATAACTCAACCCTCTTCACGGACACAGGAGCAAGCATCGGGTAGTCGAAGACTGTACCTTCGCCCCGAAGGCCGCAGGCGGTCCGAATTGGTCGCCGGAGGGGCTCAGCGGGCCATCGCGAGTACGTCGCGGACCAGGCGCCCGGCGTGGTCGTCGTCGAGCGGCAGGGCGAAGACGACGGTGTAATACAGCGGCGCCACGATGTGGTCGAGGATCTGCGCGACGGTCGGCGTCTTCTCTCCGCGTTCGTTGGCGCGCCGTACCATCTCCGCCGCCTGCTCGCGGCGCGCGTCGGTGATCGCGCAGTTCGCGACCAGGTCGACCCGGGCCGCCACCATCGCCCGCAGGTAGCGGGCTCGCTCGGGACGGTTGATGTCGCGGGCGATGATGTTCGCCCACTCGGTCAGGTCCCGCTCGAGGGACCCGGTGTCGGGTACGGACTCACCGTCGCGCGTGAGGGCTGCGACGGCGACGTCCTCGAGCAGCGCGTTGACGTCGGCCCAGCGCCGGTAGAGCGTCGTCGGGTTGACCCCCGCGCGCTCGGCGATGACCGGAAAGCTGATCTTGTCGGCGCGCTGACCGACGAGTTCGCCGACGGCCGTGTAGATCGCGGTCAGCACCCGGTTGCTGCGCCCTCCCGGGCGACTCGGTCGATCAGGCACGGCACCATTCTAAGCAAAGAAGTTTGCTTTTGGGTGGACTGGGGCACTGATGTCCTTAGAGCAAAGATTATTGCTTTTGGATGGAGGTCTCTCGTGTTCAGCCGTTCAGTCTCGTTCGTCGTCGCCGGGGCGGCCGGCGCAGCCACGCTGACTGCCGCGTCGGCGCCGTCGCCGCTGTATCCCGTCTACCAGCGGCTCTGGGGGTTCTCGGCGTTCGTGCTGACGGTCGTCTTCGCCGTCTATGTCTTCGCGCTGCTCGCCGCCTTGCTGACCGTCGGCTCGCTCTCGGACCGGGTCGGCCGTCGTCCGGTCGCCTCCGGAGCCCTCGTGCTGCTGGCGCTGGGCATGGTGCTGTTCGCGATCGCCGGAGGTACCGGCGCCCTGGTGGTCGCGCGCATCGTGCAGGGTGTTGCCGTCGGCGCAGCCACCGGTACGACGACAGCCATGATCCTGGACTCGGCGCCGAACCCACGGTTCGGTTCGGTCGTCAGCAGCGCGGTCCCGTCCCTGGGCATCGTGATCGGAGCGGTCCTCGCCGGTGCCCTCGTGGAGTTCGCGCCGCTGCCTCGCCAGCTCGTCTTCTGGATCCTCACCGCGGTCTACCTGGTGCTTGCAGCGCTCGTCTGGCTGATTCCCGAGCGCGCCCGTCCGGAGCCGACCTCGCGGGAGTCGCTGTGGAGGTCGCTGCGGCCGAGCGCCGGTCTTCCGTCGGCCGTGCGGCCGGTCTTCTTCGCCCTGATTCCTTCGATGGCCGCGACGTGGGCGCTCGCCGGGTTGTACCTGTCACTGGGGTCGTCGGTGCTCGGCGCTGTCCTCGATGTGCACAGCCATTTCGTCGTCGGCGTCGTGCTCGGAGTGTTCTTCGCCGCCGGTGCAGCCGGCACTGTCGTCTCGACCGTCACCCCGCCGCGATGGCGCGAGTGGCTCGGGTACGGAACGCTCGCCCTCGGTGTTCTGGTCACTATGGCGGCGATGCTGCTGACTACGCTGCCGCTCTACGTCGCCGGATCGGCAGTCGCTGGGCTGGGCTTCGGCGCGGGGTTCCGGTTCGCCGTCAACGCACTCGGTGAGGCGGCGCCGGATGCCCAGCGCGGGGAGGTGTTCGCGACGATGTACATCGTCAGCTACCTCGCGTTCAGTGTGCCCGCACTGGCTGCCGGGCTCGCCGCCGAACGCTTCGGCCTCGAGCCGACAGCCGTCGCGTACGGCGCCCTGGAAGTCGCCTTGATCCTGATCGCCGCAGTTGCCGGGATCATCCGCGCCGGCCGGCAGATCGGCGGGAACGAGTTGCCGACTGTCGTCGACGAAGCGGAGTTGCCCTGTCGGACCAGTTGATCGCTGTGCCGGATGCAGAGCTGGACGACTTGCGCGATTGCGGCGGCCACTTCGCGGCCACCGAGGAGCCCGACCTCCTCGCCACCGACAGTCGAGCCTTCGCCGCACTCACAGCAGACTGAGGACTGCGTCGGCGAAGTCGTCTGGGGCCTCCTGCGGGGCGTTGTGTCCTGCATTCTCGAGGACTCGGTGCTCGTAGGGGCCGGTGAAGTGCGGCCGGTCGCCTGCCGGGCTCGGTCCGAGTAGGCCGTCCGCACCGGACTCGAGCATCACCGTCGGCACTGCGATCGGCGGTTGCTGCGCCAGCAGTTCTTCGATCTGCTGGTAGCGAGGGTCGCCGGCAACCAGTCCGTACCGATGACGGTACGAGTGGATGACCACGTCGACGAAGTCGGGATTGTGCAGGCTCGGTGCACTGGCAGCGAAGGCCGCCCCGGCCTCCGCCCAGGTCGGGGACCACATGCGCCACAGCAGCGAGCAGAGCTCTTCGCGATGCTGAGTCAGCCCACGCCGTCCTCGCTCGGAGTGGAAGTAGAACTGGTACCACAGCGTGCTCTCCCACTCCGGCAAGGTGGGCTCGTTCGCGCCGGCGATGTTCTGGATGTTGTAGCCGTCGACGGTGACAAGCCCCCGGACTCGCTGGGGGAACAGGGCCGCGGTGATACAGGCAGCCCTGCCGCCCCAGTCGTAGCCCGCCAGGACGGCGGACTCGAGGCCGAGCGCGTCCATGAAGTCGACGAGATCCTGCCCGAGCGCGGCCTGCTGTCCCGAGCGCAACGTGTCCCGGTCGCGGAAGGTGGTCGGCCCGAAGCCGCGGAGGTACGGCGCAAGCACGCGGGCGTTCCGCGCGACCAGCGGCGCCACGACCGCGTCGTACGAACGGACGTCGTACGGGAAGCCGTGCAGCAGCACGACCGGTACGCCGTCAGGCGGCCCGGCCTCTTCGAAGGCGATGTCCAAAGTGGGCGTGTGGGCGACCGCCGTCGAGGTGAATCCCATCCGCCGATCCTCGCACTGTCACGCCCACTGGAGCACGTCGTCGTGTGACAGCCGTGGCAGGCGGGGGCGCCAGCTGGCCTCGCCCGGGTGCCCGATGTTGACGACCAGGATCGAGTGCAGCCGGCCGTCGGGGAAGAACTCGCTGTCCATCCCGGTCGCGTCGAACCCGCCCATCGGGCCGGCCGCCAGACCGTGCGCGCGGACCGACAGAATGAAGTAGCCGGCTTGCAGAATCGCGTTGAACCTCGCCGCTTCGGTCCGCAGCTCCGCGTTCGCCGCGAAGGTGTCCCTCAGCTCCGGCCGGAACGGGAGCAAGTACGGGATGTGCTCGTGGAACCGGGTGTCGGTCGCGAGCACGGCCACCGCCGGCGCGGACGCGGTCTTGGCCTGGTTGCCTTCGTTCATGTGCTTGACCAGCCGATCCCGCGCTTCACCGGGACGGACGTAGAGCACGCGCAGCGGCTGGGTGTTCGCCGATGTGGGACCCCACTTGGCGAGCTCCCAGATGTCGTGCAGCTCCGTGTCCGGCACCGGGGTGTCCGCGAAGGTGTTCGCGGTCCGGGCCTCGGTGAACAGGACGCGTTTGGCCTGCTCGTCCAGCCGGCCGAGCCCAAGCGAGTCCGGATCGGCGTACTCCTCGGGGTTCATCGTTGGGTGCCTTTCGACGTCAGGAGAGTGGGCGTTCGACCAGGTTTCGCAGCACGAGCGCGTTGGGGGCCTCTATCAGCCGGCCGCCTTCGTCCAGGCGTCCGACTTGAACCGGCGACAGGCCGAGCGAGTCGACGAGCTTCGCGATCCGTTCGCCGGCCTCCTGGTCGTCGGAGGCGACGAAGACGACGCGCCGCCCGACGGCGGGGTCGAGCGCTTCGGACAGCACCTTGGCGGGCAGCTGGTTGAACGCCTTGACGACTGTCGCGCCGGGCAGCTGTGCCGCGACGTACTGGGACGACGGCCGGCCGCCGAGGATCTCCTCGGCGTTGGATGCGTAGTGCGCGTTGGTCGCGTCGACCACGGTCTTGCCGGTCCAGTCCGGCAGCGACCGGCCGAACTCCGCGATCGCCGGGAAGGGGATCGCCATCAGGACGACGTCGCTCGCCAGCGCCTGCTCCAGCGGTACGGCGTGGACGCCGGCGCCGAGTTCGTCGGTGAGCTTGCGGAGCGTCTCCGGCCCGCGGGTGTTCGCGATGCTCACCTCGATGCCCGCGCGGGCGAAGAGCCGGGCCAGCGCCGAGCCGACGTTCCCGCTGCCGACGATCGAGTACTGCGGTACAGCCGTCATGATCTCCTCCAAATAGTTAACGTGTGAACCAACGTAGCACAGGTAGTTCACACATCAACCAAGTCGTGTAGGATCGTGGCGTGACGCAGACGCGGTGGCTGAACGACCGGGAGGACCGGGCCTGGCGGAGCCTGATGGCGATGCAGGACGCTCTGACCGAGTACCTCGACCGCCAACTGCGGACCAGGTCGGGCCTGTCGACGCCGGACTACCAGGTCCTGGCGCACCTGTCCGAGGCGGCCGACGGCCGGCTGCGTCCGTTCGAGCTGGGCCGATTGCTGCACTGGGAGAAGAGCCGGCTGTCGCAACACCTGAGCCGGATGGAGAAGCGCGGCCTCGTGGCGCGCGAGCGCTGTCTCACCGATCAGCGCGGCGCGATCATCGTGATCTCACCACAGGGCCGTGCACTGATCGAGGCGGCCGCTCCACTCCACGTCGCGGAGGTCCGCAACACGTTCATCGACCACCTCACGGCCGAGGAGCTGGAGACCCTCACCGCCATCGGAGACAAGATCCGGAAGCGACTCGGAGAACTCGACGCCGACGACTGAGGTCAGCGCAACCGGGGTTGGTTGGCGACCTGGTGCATCGGCGAGGTCGGTGCTGCCACGGGCTGTTGGCGACCTGGTGCACCAGCGAGGTCGGTGCTGCCACGGGCTGTTGGCGACCTGGTGCACCAGCGAGGTCGGTGCCAACACGGGTTTGTCGGCGACCTGGTGCATCAGCGAGGTCGGGGCGCAACGGGTTGGTTGGCGAGCTCGGGCACCAGCGGAGTCCGGCGGCACCACGGTCTATTGGGCGATGGGGCTTGCGGCGCGATCGCCTTTCGAGCGGGCGACGGAGGAGCCCGCGACGCCGGGTGGGTGGGAGGAGCGACCAGTGAGCGACGAAGGAGCGAGCGTGGGGGCGACGTGGGGGACTTCTCAGTCCTCGGTGACCGGAGGGAGCATCGGGTAGTCGATGATCGGGTAGAGGCCGACGGTGAAGCCGTACGTCGTGTCGCCCGAGCGCGGGAGTTGGTCGAACTCGTGGATCACCTGGTCGACCCGCTGCCAGAACTCGGCCGCGCGTTCCTCGGGGATGCGGGCGTGCCGGATGAACGAGCGCATCTGGCCGGCTTCGTACGCCGCGGCCGACTCCTTCATGGCGACCTCGAAGTCGTTGAAGTCGTGGGGGAGCGGTGAACCCTCCCCTTGCCGCCCGAGTCCGACGTAGAACATCCGCGCCGCTCGACCGTAGTACCGCTCGTCGATCGCGCGGACCCGCTTCGTCCGCACGACCCGCAGCAGGCCGGCTGTGGCCAGCACGTTGACGTGGTGCGCGACGGTGCTTTTCGGGCGTTTGACGGCGGCCGCCAGTTCGGTGACGGTCGCGGCGCGTTCGTGCAGCAGCCCGAGGATGGTGGTGCGGAGCGGGTCGCTGATCGCCCGCACCTGCTCGGCTGTGGTGAGCTCGATCGTCTCCTCGAGCTCGTAGTCCGGCACTCCGGTGGAACGAAGAGGGTTTTCAGTCGCCATGGTCGGATCAGCCTAACGAAGCGGTTCGGCGGCGAGCGCGATCGTGAGGTCGAGCACGGTCCGGGGGTCGTCGAGCAGATCACCGAACAGCTCCCGCACCTGGCCCATCCGGTACCGCACGGTCTGCGGATGGACATGTAACGCCGCCGCCACCTCGTCGCGCCGGCCCAGTTGCAGAAGCCATTCCCGCAAGGTCTCGATGAGCCGCTCGGCCGTCGCCGGACG
The Kribbella voronezhensis DNA segment above includes these coding regions:
- a CDS encoding MFS transporter, with product MFSRSVSFVVAGAAGAATLTAASAPSPLYPVYQRLWGFSAFVLTVVFAVYVFALLAALLTVGSLSDRVGRRPVASGALVLLALGMVLFAIAGGTGALVVARIVQGVAVGAATGTTTAMILDSAPNPRFGSVVSSAVPSLGIVIGAVLAGALVEFAPLPRQLVFWILTAVYLVLAALVWLIPERARPEPTSRESLWRSLRPSAGLPSAVRPVFFALIPSMAATWALAGLYLSLGSSVLGAVLDVHSHFVVGVVLGVFFAAGAAGTVVSTVTPPRWREWLGYGTLALGVLVTMAAMLLTTLPLYVAGSAVAGLGFGAGFRFAVNALGEAAPDAQRGEVFATMYIVSYLAFSVPALAAGLAAERFGLEPTAVAYGALEVALILIAAVAGIIRAGRQIGGNELPTVVDEAELPCRTS
- a CDS encoding TetR-like C-terminal domain-containing protein, whose product is MPDRPSRPGGRSNRVLTAIYTAVGELVGQRADKISFPVIAERAGVNPTTLYRRWADVNALLEDVAVAALTRDGESVPDTGSLERDLTEWANIIARDINRPERARYLRAMVAARVDLVANCAITDARREQAAEMVRRANERGEKTPTVAQILDHIVAPLYYTVVFALPLDDDHAGRLVRDVLAMAR
- a CDS encoding alpha/beta fold hydrolase translates to MGFTSTAVAHTPTLDIAFEEAGPPDGVPVVLLHGFPYDVRSYDAVVAPLVARNARVLAPYLRGFGPTTFRDRDTLRSGQQAALGQDLVDFMDALGLESAVLAGYDWGGRAACITAALFPQRVRGLVTVDGYNIQNIAGANEPTLPEWESTLWYQFYFHSERGRRGLTQHREELCSLLWRMWSPTWAEAGAAFAASAPSLHNPDFVDVVIHSYRHRYGLVAGDPRYQQIEELLAQQPPIAVPTVMLESGADGLLGPSPAGDRPHFTGPYEHRVLENAGHNAPQEAPDDFADAVLSLL
- a CDS encoding NADPH-dependent F420 reductase, which gives rise to MTAVPQYSIVGSGNVGSALARLFARAGIEVSIANTRGPETLRKLTDELGAGVHAVPLEQALASDVVLMAIPFPAIAEFGRSLPDWTGKTVVDATNAHYASNAEEILGGRPSSQYVAAQLPGATVVKAFNQLPAKVLSEALDPAVGRRVVFVASDDQEAGERIAKLVDSLGLSPVQVGRLDEGGRLIEAPNALVLRNLVERPLS
- a CDS encoding ArsR/SmtB family transcription factor, which encodes MATENPLRSTGVPDYELEETIELTTAEQVRAISDPLRTTILGLLHERAATVTELAAAVKRPKSTVAHHVNVLATAGLLRVVRTKRVRAIDERYYGRAARMFYVGLGRQGEGSPLPHDFNDFEVAMKESAAAYEAGQMRSFIRHARIPEERAAEFWQRVDQVIHEFDQLPRSGDTTYGFTVGLYPIIDYPMLPPVTED
- a CDS encoding malonic semialdehyde reductase — protein: MNPEEYADPDSLGLGRLDEQAKRVLFTEARTANTFADTPVPDTELHDIWELAKWGPTSANTQPLRVLYVRPGEARDRLVKHMNEGNQAKTASAPAVAVLATDTRFHEHIPYLLPFRPELRDTFAANAELRTEAARFNAILQAGYFILSVRAHGLAAGPMGGFDATGMDSEFFPDGRLHSILVVNIGHPGEASWRPRLPRLSHDDVLQWA
- a CDS encoding MarR family winged helix-turn-helix transcriptional regulator produces the protein MTQTRWLNDREDRAWRSLMAMQDALTEYLDRQLRTRSGLSTPDYQVLAHLSEAADGRLRPFELGRLLHWEKSRLSQHLSRMEKRGLVARERCLTDQRGAIIVISPQGRALIEAAAPLHVAEVRNTFIDHLTAEELETLTAIGDKIRKRLGELDADD